One genomic segment of Cololabis saira isolate AMF1-May2022 chromosome 22, fColSai1.1, whole genome shotgun sequence includes these proteins:
- the msl2b gene encoding E3 ubiquitin-protein ligase MSL2b, with protein MNPVNATSLYVSASRSVLQCDPRDHRALAELCRLLPFFRQSLSCLVCGNLLQDPIAPTNSSCQHYVCRGCKGQRMQLKPSCSWCKDYTRFEENRQLSLLVHCYRKLCLYIIQSPLAPHVASAASDSPDLQAILNEGLTLAESEPDSEVASDPASPSQTAAAASTSEVIQSDDAPLVAEATEVTEVAREQSPAAVNGLHDCNGLVGSEVPQPAGVEAGCGAARPEGFSEEMPICVSVTGGGGAGLCDISTFGEDLKHGGGSLLLSVEEVLRTLETDNEPDAAPEPEPHPEPHPDPPAPSPGLNGSHCPSGPDSSRLTPSLPPEDSPRPPQSQPHPQPHLQPSAKPLHHPHLQFPPQPSARPPPQPSARPPPQPSAVAPRAPVRCHRKRSRSESDSEKVQPLPISSLIRGPAAGAAGSPPHPSPAAATKHEPKFPAATPHPHPHPHLATVPNGGPPKVSKTVFVTSKALKKTMEHHGAAKKAYSKARQGAPKPRAQPRDRVPPHPHAHPLTHPPSPSKPLYKKPVEKKGCKCGRATQNPSVLTCRGQRCPCYSNRKACLDCICRGCQNSYMANGEKKLEAFAVPEKALEQTRLTLGINLTSITAAALRGPATSSPGGTLLNVTTATGAPVTAAFLSGAGHDSRGYDDSLEMRFDC; from the exons ATGAACCCGGTCAACGCCACTTCTCTGTACGTGTCTGCCAGCCGGTCCGTGCTGCAGTGCGACCCCCGAGACCACCGGGCCCTGGCGGAGCTCTGCAGGCTGCTGCCCTTCTTCAGGCAGTCGCTGTCCTGCCTGGTCTGCG GTAACCTGCTGCAGGACCCCATCGCGCCCACCAACTCCTCATGTCAGCACTACGTCTGTCGCGGCTGCAAGGGTCAGAGGATGCAGCTGAAGCCGTCCTGCAGCTGGTGCAAGGACTACACCCGCTTCGAGGAGAACCGGCAGCTCTCCCTGCTCGTCCACTGCTACAGGAAGCTCTGCCTCTACATCATTCAGTCTCCGCTCGCGCCGCACGTCGCCAGCGCCGCCAGCGACTCGCCGGACCTGCAGGCCATCCTCAACGAGGGCCTGACGCTGGCGGAGAGCGAACCGGACTCAGAAGTCGCCTCCGATCCGGCCTCACCGTCGCAGACCGCCGCCGCCGCGTCCACCTCGGAGGTGATTCAGTCGGACGATGCTCCGCTGGTGGCGGAGGCGACGGAGGTGACGGAGGTGGCGAGGGAGCAGAGCCCCGCCGCCGTGAACGGACTCCACGATTGTAACGGTCTGGTGGGGTCGGAGGTGCCGCAGCCCGCCGGCGTGGAGGCGGGCTGCGGCGCCGCGAGGCCGGAAGGCTTCTCGGAGGAAATGCCGATATGTGTGAGCGTCACGGgaggcgggggggcggggctttgtGACATCAGCACCTTCGGCGAGGACCTCAAACATGGGGGGGGTTCTCTGCTGCTGAGCGTGGAGGAGGTGCTCAGGACTCTGGAGACGGACAATGAACCCGACGCCGCACCTGAACCGGAGCCCCATCCGGAACCCCACCcggacccccccgccccctcgccgGGACTGAACGGTTCTCACTGCCCGTCCGGCCCCGACTCCTCCCGCCTCACCCCCTCCCTGCCCCCGGAGGACAGCCCGCGCCCCCCCCAGTCCCAGCCTCacccccagcctcacctgcagcCCTCGGCGAAGCCCTTACACCACCCCCACCTGCAGTTCCCCCCCCAGCCCTCGGCGAGGCCGCCCCCCCAGCCCTCGGCGAGGCCGCCCCCCCAGCCCAGCGCCGTCGCCCCCCGCGCCCCCGTCCGCTGTCACCGAAAGCGCTCCCGCTCGGAGAGCGACAGCGAGAAGGTGCAGCCCCTCCCCATCTCCAGCCTTATCAGAGGACCGGCCGCCGGCGCCGCGGggtcccccccccaccccagccCCGCCGCCGCCACCAAACACGAGCCCAAGTTCCCagcagccaccccccacccccacccccacccccacctagCGACGGTGCCTAACGGCGGCCCCCCCAAGGTGAGCAAGACGGTGTTCGTCACCAGCAAGGCTCTGAAAAAGACTATGGAGCACCACGGCGCCGCCAAGAAGGCGTACAGCAAGGCCCGGCAGGGGGCCCCCAAGCCCCGCGCCCAGCCCCGGGACCGGGTCCCGCCACACCCCCACGCCCACCCGCTCACACACCCCCCCAGCCCCTCCAAGCCCCTGTACAAGAAGCCCGTGGAGAAGAAGGGCTGTAAGTGCGGCCGAGCCACGCAGAACCCCTCGGTGctgacctgcagggggcagcgcTGCCCCTGCTACTCCAACCGCAAG GCGTGTCTGGACTGCATCTGCCGCGGCTGCCAGAACTCCTACATGGCCAACGGCGAGAAGAAGCTGGAGGCCTTCGCCGTGCCGGAGAAGGCGCTGGAGCAGACCCGGCTCACGCTGGGCATCAACCTCACCAGTATCACGGCGGCGGCGCTGCGCGGCCCCGCCACCAGCTCCCCCGGCGGCACGCTCCTCAACGTCACCACGGCGACGGGGGCGCCCGTCACCGCCGCCTTCCTGTCGGGGGCGGGCCACGACAGCCGCGGCTACGACGACTCACTGGAGATGCGCTTCGACTGTTGa
- the tnfsf10 gene encoding tumor necrosis factor ligand superfamily member 10 has translation MTGSGPKLGVLLLVAVLLQTVVVTITVLHFTTALNAMKETFARSSVSCLTGADLQSITAVRGDPCWQVSQQLHQLIEKSLSQRYQRQISSAVKDEVSRVLPSLVMDDRASFRPKVAAHVTGSFVPKPEREEGAPVSAGRRVQGQKISWWEGQKGLAFLQDVQLVDGELVVPQPGLYYIYAQTYFRHTHSLEEEGEDGGEAEDRGRPLLQYVYKKMSSYPVPILLMKTSRTSCWSRGADFSLHSAHQGGLFPLSTGDRLFVTVTNASAVDMDEKSSFFGAFLIS, from the exons ATGACGGGCTCCGGTCCGAAGCTCggggtcctgctgctggtggcgGTCCTGCTGCAGACGGTGGTGGTCACCATCACCGTGCTGCACTTCACCACAGCCCTCAACGCG ATGAAGGAAACCTTCGCCAGGAGCAGCGTTTCCTGCCTGACGGGCGCCGACCTGCAGAGCATCACGGCCGTACGGGGGGATCCATGCTGGCAGGTCTCGCAGCAGCTTCACCAGCTCATCGAGAAG TCTCTGTCGCAGCGCTACCAGAGGCAGATTTCATCGGCCGTGAAAG ATGAGGTGTCCCGGGTTCTGCCCTCGCTGGTGATGGACGACAGGGCCTCCTTTCGACCCAAAGTGGCGGCTCACGTGACGGGCAGCTTTGTGCCCAAGCCGGAGCGAGAGGAGGGAG CTCCGGTCTCCGCCGGCCGCCGGGTCCAGGGCCAGAAGATCTCCTGGTGGGAGGGCCAGAAGGGGCTGGCGTTCCTCCAGGACGTCCAGCTGGTGGACGGGGAGCTGGTGGTGCCGCAGCCGGGCCTCTACTACATCTACGCCCAGACGTACTTCAGACACACCCACtccctggaggaggagggcgagGACGGCGGCGAGGCGGAGGACAGGGGGAGACCCCTGCTGCAGTACGTCTACAAAAAG ATGAGCTCCTACCCCGTTCCCATCTTGCTGATGAAGACGAGCCGGACCTCCTGCTGGTCCCGGGGCGCGGACTTCTCCCTCCACTCCGCCCACCAGGGGGGGCTGTTCCCGCTCAGCACCGGCGACCGCCTGTTCGTCACCGTGACCAACGCCTCGGCCGTGGACATGGACGAGAAGAGCAGCTTCTTCGGGGCGTTTCTCATCAGCTAG